The genomic segment ACGTACATTCTTTTCGACAGTAAGTACCACTTTTTTAGTCTGTACATTATATGGTCATTGTATCAAACATGAGATTTTCGAATTTGTTAGTGATTTtcaaaactataagaacttatgcttatgatgataacTGTTACTTTTCTTTTGCTGTGAATTGCTTATTATTAAGAAGTTCGGAAAGAGTTTAAACAATGATTCTAACTGCATTGTTGGAAGAAGTGGGATAACGGGAGAGTTTTATATCAGAATAAGATTGAgatattatttgaaaaaaaaaaatgactaACATGAGTAATTTTAAATGCTTATCTTCCCAATCTAAAGTTTGAGATAGGGAGAAAATTATTTTTGATGGACTAACTGTTGAACATTAAAATGGCATTCAGTATTAGTTACTCGAGTTCTTCTTGATTTTGTATTTCAAAAGTTCAACTATTCAAGGAAGCCTTAAATATTACACCAGATATCTTGGATACAATAAAAAATGAGACAAATGATACAGATGGCCTTCTTACAGCAAAAACACATCCAGGTGTTGGCACCTTTTTGAAATGGAAATCTATGTTTTTCTGAAAGTAAACATGGTGCAGAACCAGATTTCTTTTATGTTTTCCATCTTGTTTCTCTGTTCTAAAAAACTATCAAGTACTGTTATTAAGGAATATTATTAGGGTGTGATATTAGTTGGGGAAACAACTAGAAAGATAGCAGGACagtctaagctctaatacaaattCAACTCTGTAACCTTATTCACACAAGTTCTTAATTGAATTTTTGGAAAGATAAGGATTAAATTGTAATAATCTTATGATATAAAGGAACAAAGGTGTTAGAGCTCATCATTTTCAAGAATAAATCGACAGAAAGTTGCTAGAGACCATAGGGTGAATTTAAAGAATTCTACACTGTAATCTGATGAAATCAAAAGTGGAAGATATAGTTAATAGTCAAATGAAGAGGTCAAGGTTGAACACATTCAAATTGAATGGAAGAGAAAAAGGTATATTGCAGATTTTTGATGGTCTGGGCAATATTTGTATGAATTGTTTTCAACTGTTTGATTTTTTTCTCGGTTTGCTCAGGACTAGGGGTGCTATAGCTTAACAGATTTATGGACTTTTTGTCGATGTGTATAATCAAATAAAGAAGTAAAAAGAGTTTGACCCTGGCACTTCGTACTATTTTATTTCTATCAAGTTGTTTGTTATCTAGCCTAGTGAACATGTATTTATTTGTAGTGTTCTAAGAACTAAAGTATGTGAGTACATACTCCATGTCATTACTCATTTCTCCGTTGGATTCAGAAATTACCCATCTTTCCTCAAGGATATGTGTTTCCCGTCTATTATTTCATTTTCATCTTAATTCTAGCATTGCAGTAAGGGGAGTATTGATTAGGATTCTTGATTTTGGATTTAGAGTCACTTACACTCTGAAACTCTCACATTCTTTAGAAATTCCCAACATTGAAAATCTTCACTAATTAAAGGTGTCTTCTTCCTCCTTCCTACAATGTATTACTGACATATCTTATTGAAATACGTGGTGAGCTCACAATCAAATATGTCAAAGATTACAAACGTAAAATATTTTGAAACCCACCCCAaaagatgaataaataaatggaaTAATCAAGCAGAAGACTTTGAAACTATATATGTAGTCTAGAAGCATACTCTGGCGAAATTCTAATGCTGCTAGTTAGCACTTAGTATCTTCAATGACTCTTACGTTTATTGCATGAACTTCCAGCTTGATCTAATTCTCCTAATCTGCTTCAACCATTCATGGTTGCAGTATTCGTGATATTTTAAAGATTATTCTGTATCTTGGTGAAATCTGGCATTGTTTTTAAGATCTTTTTGCAGCTTGATGTTGTAACAGGCACAGCCACCGGAAATATTGCATTGCTCAATGTAAATAGTCGTTGTCAGAATGGAATGAAAGTCTCTTGGACAtcgtgttcttcttcttcttcaaagaaATGGGTATTGCACTCAACTGCACAGATTGAGAATACGATCGTAACCGAAGAAGATAAAAAGAGGTGGGAAGCATGCAGGGAAGCTCTGTCTAGCTATAAATTCAGCAGTGAGGAGGCAGATAAAATTCTTGGAAAAGCTTTTGGCCAGGTACACTCACCTTACTGGGGTGAAGAACGCAGAAAGGTTGTTCCAAAACTTGAAATTGTGAATGAAATATTGGACTATTTAAGAAGTTTGAACCTATCAGACGATGATCTGGCAAAGGTGCTTAAGAAATTTCCCGAGGTTCTTGGATGTGATCTTGAAAATGAGATAAAAGCCAACGTGCAGATTTTGGAGAAGGAATGGGAAATCAAAGGAAAAACTCTTCGAAACCTTCTTCTTCGAAATCCAAGACTATTGGGTTACAACATTGACTGCAAGGGAGATTGTGCGGCGCAATGCACACGATGCTGGGCTCGTTTTTAAGctaattctaaatctcttctgtTGAGGAAAGTTTTTGCAACCAATAAAAGCATCAACACTTGTATATTTATGTAAGTGATTCCCATGTTCAAATCCTACTGAGCTGTTATGGATTAATGTATTTATATGGATTTATTGGATTCCACAATGTATTTTAATTGTTCGACCATCATACAACTTAAATTTCTTTGTAATTGTCAATGAAACAATTTAATGCTAAAAAAATATTGTTGGCAGTTTGCAATATTTTTCATTACCATGTTTGCTGAGCATTGTGAAATGGTCTTTGTAAACTCCTCAAAACTGACTTTCCTTCGTGTGCAAATTTAAAATAGATGATTAATGTGTGTTAAGATTTTTAGGGATATAAAAGATAATATTTGGTGGAATATAAGAATGACGTATATGCACTTTTTAGCGAATCATTCCATACATTTGCCTCtctgtttttttgttttgttttgttttttctttcagTTGCCTACAAGTCCATTCCTGCCAGAGAATTTCAGTGGTCTCCAAGTATACTCCGGTGTAAGCactttactcttttttttttttgtgggggggggggggagttatTTTTGAATTGGTGTTTTCTTATATCATTTGTTGCTGTGTTCAAATTTTGCAATGTATTTTTTAGTAGGGTGCTCTGTGCTCTATACTTTTTGAAATTCGAGTGAagattgattttgagtttggttgtcTTTTGAGTTTTAGGACTTAGCTGTTTAAGGGAAAAAAAAGTTAATGATCAACTTAAATTGTTTGTTGAGAATCCTCAAAGAAAGAAAACTTTATCCATTAAATCAAAATTATGTTAGAATATATGATAGGGTGTTTTAATTTATCAATctattttactttttaattagtaAATTAGAATTTAAATTCTCCTCTCCTCATCTCTTTGGcaaggttttgttttatttttttggagAACATCCTTACTTTCAGCTTTGGCCGGTTGtcgctcctcctcctcctcctctctcTTAGAGCACTCCTATTGAGTGCTTTACTCCATCCTTTAAAATACCTcatcaaaacacacatttttctattttacctctaaattttacattataccatacatcagtttctctatatatttctctacatcatttaaatattatatttttaaacatattttattacttaaagtaaaataaaacaattgaaaaataaaaaagaaataataaatatatactaaatggagagagaaagcttataaagaaaaataataatattaaaatattatataaaagatatgtaaatgttatgtaaatataaagatagattaattggagtttgtgcatagctattataaatatatgtataaatgagctgatggaagatgcttttatgagttttagctaaatattataaagaaagtgtattatcaaatatatcacaaaaacatacatttttataatttaccttaaaactcttacattataccatacatctgcttatttacattatttatatattatatttttaaaaatattttattcattttaagaaataaaataattaaacataatagtatcacactcatatatatatacaaaagtttataaaaaaataataaaatatttatagcttgatgaatagtatttcactacatataaagaaatactattcatttaggtaaaaaaatataactttacatcatcCAATGGAAGGCTACTTaactattttttctctatattataaagaataacacATTTTAACTCATCCAATGTAAGTGCTCTTACTATCTTTGtaagcttttattttattttggatattttttttaattaagaaatgtttttgttttgtaggatttaaaataattttagaaTAATATTGAATATTTTAGTTTATATTTTGTCATTTTCGAACTTAAGTATATTTTAGGATAATACTGAATATTTTAgtatatattttgttaatttagAATTTAGGTTTATTCTAGGATAATAAAAATATTTGAGTATATGCTTTTTGTTATTTTAGGGTTAGGATTTTTTTAggataatattatatatttgagTATGTATTTTGTTATTTAGGATTTAAGATTATTTTTAAAAGAATCATAAATATTTAAGTATTTATTTTGCTATTTTAGGACTTTGGTGAATTTtagtttaataaaaaatttatgtcATATTTTAGGTTATTTTAGTTTTAATAACTAATACGTGGGTGTGTTGTTGTTGGTTTATGACCTAAGTTGACTTCAGTTTGATAATTAATATTTGTTTGAAATATCTGGGTGCtctggatatatatatatatttttttgcaaaGTATCTGTTGTTCTTAGATTGTGTACTATATATTCAATAGCGCTTACATACCAAAAGAAATATATTGAACTCTGGGTTGATCCGAAGGCTATATAGGGTGGCGCAACAAATGTTAAACGAAGAAATAAGGCAAAGTATACAAGCCTTCAAGGTGTAGTGGCGAGACACAGTAGAGTAAGttcaaaactttaaaataaattcattattattaatttaattatattatttttaagatTTCGTAGGCTTTTAAGGCTAACTATGAAATCAAAGAGTGTTCGAGTCGTGGTGCAATTTTCATTCCCTATAGAAAAGATAAAGGGTTTGTGAACGAGATAGCTAAAGCTGACTAAGTAGATATTAATgtgatttttctttttattattatgtaatgtTGAATTTTATAACTTAATTGTTTGCTTTCAAACTTTAGCAGAATAAGTTGAATGAAGATCTTTTGCCTTTGTCTTGGTCGATCAAAGTCCAAAGACCTATTACAAGAAAAATAGTTGGTGAACGACaagacgaggccatgggcgaggtgTTTAAGACTCGAATTGAAAAGGACTTTAAATAGTCGTCATTCTCAGTTCACTTTTGCTTCAACTGCGTCGCTATCGGAGATGATTTTGATGGATGAACTCCAGTTAATGGTAGAAAATTTGATTACAGCCATGAAGTCTCAGCAGTAATCCATCCAGATAATTCAAGACTATGTACCACCAGACATACTTCTGCTTGATTTTCCTCAAGTGACTTTCAATGTTGATTTTGATTAGATATAGATGTTCAAGCCACAACTACAACCACACCCACAGCCGTGAGCCATGCCACAACCTAAAGAAGATATTTCTTGCGGGGAAGATGATAATCCAACTAATTTAGGTGattattactttttaattaatagagcaattttatgtattttacttggaatatattattattttttaaaatttaaaaatgactTGGAAGGTGCTTTAAAATGACAAATTTTGAAAATGTTGTCGCCACAGGTGCTAAAAAGACGAACTGAATAATTTTTACGACTTTAGTGATTTGTCATCGCAATAGTTCCGTATTTATTGGGACGATAGTTTGCACCTATAGCAACAATAAGTTTTGAAAATATTGGCGTGCTTTAGAAAGataaattcaatttttttgtaATAACAAAATGATTTATTGCAATGTTATTGTTGTTGCAATAGCTAAGTATTTATTGCGACAACATCAAGTATCGTCGCAATAGAGGCCTATTGTTAAAAAATGACTGTTAACTCTATAGTAATACCATGTCTTCGCAATAACTTTCACAAAATATAGTTTATTTGCATACTATTAATCAGCAGAAGATAAAAACTTTGGTTTCGGCTCATTAGAATAGAGATAAGCAAAAGAGATATTTTCGTCTTGTGGATCACTCGGCTAAATGCACCCCACACTTATTGCGATAGCATATGTCAATGCAATAAGCCTTGTTTTCTGTCGTGATGGGATGCAAAATTTTCACTTAGAATAAATAGTTATTCCATCTTAGGTGGATTGATTATATGTTGTTAGATTAGTTTTTCTTCAATGTCCTTTCCCATTTCAAAAACAAAATCACATTATAAAAGTTATTCAATTCTAATCCAAATCCTATCCTAATTTCTATACTTGAGTATATGTAATTTTTCACTTATTGAGTGTATTAATGTTGCAAATCGGATACACGTAACAATCAGTTACCAATAAAAAGGAGGTTAGGAGTTTGGATATATAATGTAGTAGCACACAATAAATGAATATGCCAACCAACCAAGCTGAGCTGTGGACCAGTTAAACACTCATCAGAGTCAACTATTTGTTTCCTCATACGCAGGCCAAAAGACAATAACATTTCATGAGTGATGAGACAGTCAGGGTTTGGTTTGGGACCATAACTCTCTTAATACttttcaaagaagccaaagaatGCACAGCTGTAATTAGTTTCCCATGCACGAGTGAAATCTGTAaagataataattaataaaaatatatttatatataattaagaagCTTCCAAAAATGAGCTTGTCCTCTTTGCCAATTTGCTCCTAACTTTTTCCTTACAATAGAGCAGAGCATTCAACTCTATGCCTGTGCTCAAATCAAATCTCAATCGATCTCTCTTTGCATGTGAACAATCTCaccctctctctcactctcatccTTTGCAATTGCATGCATGTGACAAaagataagaaaaaaaataaaggctAATTATTATATGGTTAAATGTGAGTACGTGTCATGATCGCACAgtaaaaaaaatgagaatataTAAGAGCCATATCTTTGGCCTCAATATATTGCAACCAGAACTACTACAGCCTTATCCCTAGAAGTATTATCAAGTACAACATATTATGAAGCTCTTCTTGGTTTTCATTCTAGCCACTCTTCTTTTGACTCAGGTACCGTAAGTACTAAGcacattatataaatatatgtatttatatattccacacacacacatatatatatatctacacaCTAATTAGATAGATAtgaagctatatatatatatatatatgtgttcaCTTTGAAATGAACGTTTTTTTTGACAGGCTTTGGCAGAGGCTTCGTCGATCAATATCAATGCTGGAAATTCTCTTAGCCGTACTGTAAGTTTCTAtctaaattattaattaagaacatatatacagtttaaaatatataaacaattaaacaataagTACTTTTTTCTCAAGTATGTCCCACCAATTCTACAAGTTTACCTTAgtccaatttttttctttttgtaataatataaatataaatttatacatcaactttaattaattgagactgaaagtgataaattaattaaccatATCCATATGGACACTCTcacttatatgtatatatatatatcttttttttttattggatATGCATCTCATTGGTTTCAGGTTGATGAAGGAAGTAGTACTGTGGTAGCTATCCACAAAAAACATATTCCAAAAATCAGTATGTTGTTATGCCGTACGTCCTTGTGtgtgaatatataaatataaaggcTTTGATTTATACGTGTgtgaatatatataaatgtaaatataaatTAGTAGTAGTTTTAATTACCTCCCAACTTTAAAGTGactacaatatatttatttatatattgaaatgtagaaatatctttttttttttccaaaagaaAGATGAAAAAGAAAAGGGCAATCTCTCCAAATTTCAAAAAGAGCAATACAAATGTATGATATAtggttattaattattaaaaaaaaaaaaattctgagtCGATCTGTCTTTGTTTATGGATTGGAGATTGCAATCTTGCATGCTCGAAGAGATGCAAGAAGGCGTCAAAGAAGAAGAGATGCAAGAGAGCTTGCAAAGCTTGTTGCGTGAGATGCCACTGCGTTCCTCCGGGCACTTACGGCCATAAGGATGTCTGTCCATGCTATGCTCGCCTCCGAACCCATGGAAACAAGCTCAAGTGCCcttgaaatatatttattaatattaattaatttttctctCACTACCTAAGAGATATTATTTATCatgtaatatatataaaataaagcacactattattcaaaataatctTTATTTGAATACTAGTGAGTGATTGCATGTGTGTTTTAAATCTATGCAATAATTAATTTGTCTTTATGTTATACATGTTATGGAGTAATCAATAAGCAAGGAgatctatatatgtatgagagGATGTAAGATCATTAAATTATGTTTTATTGTTTAATAATTACTTAATTATGCAtgcttaattaattattattattattccttTGTCTATAtgatttttcattaaaacttAAGTGTTGCTATTTGATACCTTAAGGTGCCCAACAACACACTAGGTGATACTTCATAATTGATTAGCGATAttccataatacttattaaatttaaatatgtgaGATTCGATATTGAATTACACCAATAACGATACGCAATCTCCTTGTGGTGTTGGACTCCACTAGTGCCTCTTAGCATTTCTCTTGAAACTTTCACGAAAAATCCTCTAGGGTGAGGTGTAAATTTAAAATCTCGAACCTTAGTGTTATCATTTGTTATGTGCACCAAATTTGTAAACTATATAATAACAAAACATTTATAAAGGAAATTAATTTACATAATGTAGTACATTTTTAGAGTTTATTAcacttttaatataaaaatacatatcATCTGTTGATAATAATGAATTGGTAAATTAAATTATCATTTTTGGGTTTGAGATCATACACTTAGTTCAATTTTTATCATTATAGACAATTAAGTTTGTAATGGGTATGTTTGGTGCCCTGTATTAACACATAAAACTTGATAAAATTGTCCAGTCCAAAGGAACTATTTTCTTTTTGGGATCTTTTTAAAAATATGGGAATTTAAtagttatatataaaaatatgacaTTATGATATGTCTAACTTTTActtgaattattttaaaaaaaacatactttATGACTTTTTTTCACAAATAAGGTTTAGAAAAATCTATATTCTCATATGTATCAactataaatttaaaaacaaaaaatattaaaccTGAATAGTTAAAAAATGACATGactcatttaaatatatatatatatatatttataaaagtagactctacaattttttttttcttatataagtaactttttttttctttatgcatACACCCATATATAACTATAcacgatatatatataaatctacatagatttttatattttttttattatgtccATAAATAAATGAGAGCactcataatttaaaataataatataatttagtcacattaatattttttttttactttaagcATATCCATATCCACATAAAGTGAAGCAAAATATAGTCCAAACAACTTCTTtactcaagaaaataaaatatggaGGCAGGTAAAAAGGAAAAATATTCTTTTTTCACTCTTGTTAAATGTAAGACTATTAATGtatatttaaaagaaattaatGTGTCAAATGTTTAAATTTTGGAAGCTATTTAGCTAAGAATTATCTGGATGAAGGAACTGTAtttttttaccaattttttttcaaacaagTCAAAAGATAAAGCAGCCGAGaagattttagagagaaataaaaaaagtaacaaatatatatttatgagcAAGGTCACCACAATGATTTTATATTTAAAGTAAAGGGATAATTCTATGGTAGGGActtcaaaaagagccctaccggtagggctcttttgtgttatcaatccgtgaatagtttttggtgcgattttttttatgaccatgtatattgtagttatttagagcatcctgcaaatttttagaaaatttcgaataatttacaatgccgaaaactAGTATAAAAATAGGTTGTTGCACGCGTAACTAATTTTTTctatgcgcgtggaaaataacacgtttgaacttagttttcggcactataaattatttggaattttctgaaaatttgcaggatgctctaaataattacaatatacacagccataaaaaaaaatcgcgccgaaaactgttcacaagttgagaacacaaaagagccctaccggtagggctctttttgaaggTCCTACCAAAGAAATTTCCAAAAGTATATTTTCATGAGAAAGTTTCTTATTGAGTAGGGTTCATAGGTTATTTacaattttgatatattttatgttACCCAACATTAGTACTACTCAATCTACATTACTAATAAAATAATTGGGACTAATAATTAAATTTTGGGTTgaatttgatttgattttttttttctttttgaaatttCGAAATCTTCTCACAATAAAAATAGtcgtacaatttttttttttttaattatagagATGTAACCTGTTACAAGtctatgaattttttttgttttctacGTTGCAGTTTGAAACTAGTTAAATTTGGAAAtgttgtaactggttacaacacTTAATATTGTAATCAGTTACAAAACCACTCTAATCATTGGAACCAATTACTATGTTATGTTTGTAACTGGTTACGTCTCTAGAAATTGTAATCAGTTACAAACTCACTCTAAACATTGGAACCAGTTATTATGTTATGTTTGTGACTAGTTACAACTCTAAAAATTGTAATAAATTACAAAGACATTCTAAAAATTAGAACCAGTTACTATGCCATGTTTGTAATTGGTTACAACtctaaaaattataataagataCAAAGGCAATCTAAAAATTTCAAGGTCACCGCAATGCTTTTATATATAAAGTATATTTTCAAGAGAAAATTTCTGATAGAGTAGGGTTCATAAGTCATTTacaaatttgatttattttatgcTATCCAACATTTGTATTACTCAATATACATTTCCAATAAAATAATTGAGactaataattaatttttggattgagtttgatttgaattttttttcttttgaaatttcaAAATCCTGTCACAGTAACCAGTTTCAATAAAAATAGTAGTATAACTTTATTTGTTTGAGAGATGTAACCTATTACAAGTCTatgaaaacttttttttcttctattggtTGCAATTTGTAACAGGTTAAACTTGGAAatgttgtaactagttacaactctTAATATTGTAATCAGTTACAAAACCACTCTAATCATTGGAACCAATTACTATGTTATGTTTGTATTTGGTTACGACTCTAGAAATTGTAATCAGTTACAAACGCACTCTAAACATTGGAACCGGTTACTATGTTATGTTTGTAACCGGTTACGACTCTAAAAATTATATTCAATTACAAAGCCACTCTAAAAACTAGAACTAGTTATGCCAtgattgtaactggttacaactctAAAATTGTTATAAGTACCAAAGGCAATCTAAAAATTGTAACCAATTATTGTGCCATATTTGTAACGGGTTACAACTCTAAAAATTGTAAATAGTAACAAAATATCTCTAAAAACTACAATAAGTGATTGTGCCATGTTTGAAACTGGTTACAACTATTTCATGATTGAGAGTTGTAACTAGTTCTATGTCCGTGATATTTTTCTTTTCCATTTGGTTCTAGACTTGTAACTAGTTACCATTCTCAAACTGAGAAATGTTGTCACTGGTTCCaagtttgtgattttttttccttttccatACTTGTAACTGGTTACTATTCTCAAAATGAGAAATATTGTAAGTGGTTACCGATGTAAAT from the Humulus lupulus chromosome X, drHumLupu1.1, whole genome shotgun sequence genome contains:
- the LOC133804734 gene encoding uncharacterized protein LOC133804734 isoform X1, which gives rise to MLGKSFASPLLTYNYAPRTFFSTLDVVTGTATGNIALLNVNSRCQNGMKVSWTSCSSSSSKKWVLHSTAQIENTIVTEEDKKRWEACREALSSYKFSSEEADKILGKAFGQVHSPYWGEERRKVVPKLEIVNEILDYLRSLNLSDDDLAKVLKKFPEVLGCDLENEIKANVQILEKEWEIKGKTLRNLLLRNPRLLGYNIDCKGDCAAQCTRCWARF
- the LOC133804734 gene encoding uncharacterized protein LOC133804734 isoform X2, whose protein sequence is MHLFLLDVVTGTATGNIALLNVNSRCQNGMKVSWTSCSSSSSKKWVLHSTAQIENTIVTEEDKKRWEACREALSSYKFSSEEADKILGKAFGQVHSPYWGEERRKVVPKLEIVNEILDYLRSLNLSDDDLAKVLKKFPEVLGCDLENEIKANVQILEKEWEIKGKTLRNLLLRNPRLLGYNIDCKGDCAAQCTRCWARF
- the LOC133804329 gene encoding cypmaclein; the encoded protein is MKLFLVFILATLLLTQALAEASSININAGNSLSRTVDEGSSTVVAIHKKHIPKINCNLACSKRCKKASKKKRCKRACKACCVRCHCVPPGTYGHKDVCPCYARLRTHGNKLKCP